From Magnetococcales bacterium, the proteins below share one genomic window:
- a CDS encoding DUF4115 domain-containing protein: protein MMKSPSNEPDQAEEESGPEPVRVVHPALARVGALLRDAREDQGWDLDEMARRTRIRVTHLQALEEGRIDTLRGQVFVAGFLRLYARNLGFEDMELIETCIADLDNGRQVLQADNLAAAPPTSRHRPALALAVAGLLALGGLYVYYERHLHEVPEFSGPPAPPNAAPLRVGEALPTRPAGREDGGDLPARPKESAAPAAAVVKALGPEDPSSWPATDSSPERLAMMASGAGKPKPGDPRPEARPDPRPTTKPEAKPEAKPEAKPEAKPALKSEARLEPKPEAKPEPKPEPKPETKPASKPEVKPEVKPEVKPEVKPEVKPEVKPEAKPALKPEVKPDPKPEVKPEAKPALKPEVKPDPKPEVKPDPKSPAKSQVKPGETPKTPQKTEPAPVAQTAVKAAPEPEPEDPSAEDAGGSSGSWLDAVMSRFASRDESPPPPEVGTMPVEPPAEADPVEEKRPPAAFVPVRGAAEKPSAPPPAAVEPPKPPPAATAPPAAAAGPATNSPATNKKKLPKGIKERYPEPVNGEADLAPESPNAVSLQAKELVWVQIYDSNGTVVKDMVLQPGYVFRVPEGGGYSATLGNAASVRVRVGNQEVPMTGKAGEMVEGLQLSAETLRKRTGGR from the coding sequence ATGATGAAATCCCCAAGCAACGAACCGGATCAGGCGGAAGAGGAGTCCGGTCCCGAGCCGGTCAGGGTGGTGCATCCCGCTTTGGCGCGGGTGGGCGCGCTGTTGCGTGACGCCCGGGAGGATCAGGGGTGGGATCTGGATGAGATGGCCAGGCGAACCCGGATCCGGGTGACCCATCTGCAGGCTCTGGAGGAGGGGCGGATCGACACCTTGCGGGGACAGGTGTTCGTGGCCGGATTCCTGCGTCTGTACGCCCGCAATCTGGGCTTTGAAGACATGGAGTTGATCGAGACCTGCATCGCCGATCTGGATAACGGCAGACAGGTTTTGCAGGCGGACAATCTGGCCGCCGCGCCCCCCACTTCCCGTCATCGGCCTGCTTTGGCTTTGGCGGTGGCGGGTCTGTTGGCCCTGGGGGGGCTTTATGTTTATTACGAACGCCATCTGCATGAGGTTCCGGAGTTTTCCGGTCCTCCGGCGCCCCCCAACGCCGCGCCTTTGCGGGTGGGAGAGGCGTTGCCGACCCGCCCCGCCGGACGCGAGGATGGCGGAGATCTGCCCGCCCGACCCAAGGAATCCGCGGCACCGGCAGCGGCGGTGGTCAAGGCGTTGGGGCCGGAGGATCCCTCCTCGTGGCCTGCCACCGATTCATCGCCCGAGCGGCTCGCCATGATGGCTTCGGGAGCGGGCAAGCCCAAACCCGGAGATCCCCGTCCCGAAGCGCGTCCCGATCCCAGGCCGACCACCAAGCCCGAGGCCAAACCTGAAGCTAAGCCCGAGGCCAAACCCGAGGCCAAGCCCGCTCTCAAGTCGGAGGCCAGACTGGAGCCCAAGCCTGAAGCCAAACCCGAGCCCAAACCCGAGCCCAAACCGGAGACCAAACCCGCTTCCAAGCCCGAAGTCAAACCTGAGGTCAAACCTGAGGTCAAACCCGAAGTCAAACCCGAAGTCAAACCCGAAGTCAAACCCGAGGCCAAGCCTGCCCTCAAGCCGGAAGTCAAACCCGATCCCAAGCCCGAGGTCAAACCCGAGGCCAAGCCTGCCCTCAAGCCGGAAGTCAAACCCGATCCCAAGCCCGAGGTCAAACCCGATCCCAAATCTCCGGCCAAATCCCAGGTCAAACCCGGGGAGACGCCGAAGACACCGCAGAAAACCGAACCGGCTCCCGTGGCCCAGACTGCGGTGAAAGCCGCGCCCGAGCCGGAACCGGAGGATCCGTCCGCCGAGGATGCGGGGGGATCGTCGGGTTCCTGGCTGGATGCGGTGATGAGTCGTTTTGCCAGCCGTGACGAGTCGCCGCCTCCCCCCGAGGTGGGTACCATGCCGGTGGAGCCGCCAGCGGAAGCGGATCCCGTGGAGGAAAAACGGCCTCCTGCGGCGTTTGTTCCGGTCCGAGGCGCGGCCGAGAAGCCCAGCGCCCCACCTCCGGCGGCGGTGGAGCCACCCAAACCTCCCCCTGCGGCCACTGCGCCTCCGGCAGCCGCGGCGGGTCCGGCGACCAACAGCCCGGCGACCAACAAGAAGAAACTTCCCAAGGGGATCAAGGAGCGTTATCCCGAGCCGGTGAACGGGGAGGCGGATCTGGCTCCCGAGTCTCCGAACGCGGTGTCGTTGCAGGCCAAAGAGTTGGTCTGGGTGCAGATTTACGACAGCAACGGCACGGTGGTGAAGGATATGGTGTTGCAGCCGGGTTATGTGTTCCGCGTACCCGAGGGAGGGGGGTATTCCGCGACCTTGGGTAATGCGGCATCGGTGCGGGTGCGGGTGGGCAATCAGGAGGTTCCGATGACAGGAAAGGCGGGTGAGATGGTCGAGGGATTGCAACTCAGTGCCGAGACGTTGCGCAAGCGGACGGGCGGACGATGA
- a CDS encoding tetratricopeptide repeat protein — MSRVELEGIFEEVDEQLEAENVARMWQRNRHWIIGGLVVLFMGLFAYVGWTEYMKKRDIEVADHYLGAMDVRSDDDAAGRKALNEVAATYGQHGYALMARLAEARALAEEGKRDAAVRLLEEVSASAGTPLKDLATLQIAYVLADDPKLALQRLEGISRESVYKPQALEFAGVLTSGSGDDKGALALYKDALSLKPEGGLRKRLERRIQRMGG, encoded by the coding sequence GTGTCTCGGGTGGAACTGGAAGGTATTTTCGAGGAGGTGGACGAACAACTGGAGGCGGAAAATGTCGCCAGGATGTGGCAGAGAAACCGACACTGGATCATCGGCGGACTGGTGGTGCTGTTTATGGGCTTGTTTGCCTATGTGGGTTGGACCGAGTACATGAAAAAACGTGACATCGAAGTGGCGGACCATTATCTGGGGGCCATGGATGTGCGGAGCGATGACGATGCGGCGGGTCGCAAGGCGTTGAACGAGGTGGCCGCCACCTATGGTCAACACGGTTACGCCCTGATGGCCCGGCTTGCCGAGGCCCGCGCCCTGGCCGAAGAGGGCAAACGGGATGCGGCGGTGCGGTTGCTGGAGGAGGTATCCGCCTCGGCGGGGACGCCTTTGAAGGATCTGGCCACTCTTCAGATCGCGTATGTGCTGGCCGATGATCCCAAACTGGCGTTGCAGCGGTTGGAGGGCATTTCCCGGGAGTCGGTTTACAAGCCTCAGGCTTTGGAGTTCGCCGGGGTGTTGACCTCCGGGAGTGGGGATGACAAGGGGGCGTTGGCTCTGTACAAGGATGCGCTTTCCTTGAAGCCCGAGGGTGGCTTGCGCAAGCGGTTGGAGCGGCGGATTCAACGGATGGGGGGGTAA
- a CDS encoding histidine--tRNA ligase gives MIQTVRGVRDIPPEESGRWIFLEERARRIFAQYGYRELRTPLFERVELFSRAVGETSDIVEKEMYVFEDRGGDALCLRPEGTASAVRSFIENSRHRTLPWRVYYLGPMFRYERPQKGRYRQFHQIGCELFGPEGPLADAEMMALVLRLLREIGIQGAVTLEINSLGCPVCRGPYRERLTAHLESLRERLCGNCQRRLVRNPLRVLDCKEEDATLLQDLPRMRDHLCGGCEAHFQGLVGHLDRLGLPYRFNPLMVRGLDYYHRTAFEAVAEGLGSQNAVAAGGRYDGLVAEMGGVATPAVGFAMGMERLLMLMDEARVAVARPDVYLVVAGDGAVEAYGLRLAETMREAGLSVEMHLSGGGMKSQMKHAGRSLAPVAVIVGQQEAQEEQVAIKWMETGEQQTLPVERLIEAVGAGLGRAGQSVNVKS, from the coding sequence ATGATTCAGACGGTGCGAGGCGTGCGGGACATCCCGCCGGAAGAGAGCGGACGATGGATTTTCCTGGAGGAGCGCGCGCGCCGGATTTTTGCCCAGTACGGCTATCGGGAACTGCGCACCCCGTTGTTCGAGCGGGTGGAACTGTTCTCCCGCGCCGTGGGGGAGACCAGCGACATCGTGGAAAAGGAGATGTATGTCTTCGAGGACCGGGGCGGGGACGCCTTGTGTCTGCGTCCCGAGGGCACCGCTTCGGCGGTGCGCTCGTTCATCGAGAACAGCCGTCACCGCACCTTGCCCTGGCGGGTCTATTATCTGGGGCCGATGTTTCGTTACGAGCGGCCCCAGAAGGGGCGCTATCGGCAGTTTCATCAGATCGGCTGTGAGCTGTTCGGTCCCGAGGGGCCGTTGGCCGATGCGGAGATGATGGCCCTGGTGCTGCGGCTGTTGCGGGAGATCGGCATTCAGGGGGCGGTCACCCTGGAGATCAACTCCTTGGGGTGTCCGGTCTGTCGGGGGCCGTACCGGGAGCGGTTGACCGCCCATCTGGAGTCCTTGCGGGAGCGGCTGTGCGGCAACTGTCAGCGTCGTCTGGTGCGCAATCCGTTGCGGGTGCTGGACTGCAAGGAGGAGGATGCCACCTTGTTGCAGGATCTGCCCCGGATGCGGGACCATCTGTGTGGCGGGTGCGAGGCCCATTTTCAAGGACTGGTGGGCCATCTGGATCGTCTGGGATTGCCTTACCGGTTCAATCCCCTGATGGTGCGGGGGTTGGACTATTATCACCGTACCGCCTTCGAGGCGGTGGCCGAGGGGTTGGGATCGCAAAACGCGGTGGCCGCTGGCGGGCGTTATGACGGTCTGGTGGCCGAAATGGGGGGAGTGGCCACGCCGGCGGTGGGGTTTGCCATGGGCATGGAGCGGTTGTTGATGCTGATGGATGAGGCCCGGGTCGCCGTCGCCAGACCGGATGTCTATCTGGTGGTGGCGGGTGACGGCGCGGTGGAGGCCTATGGCCTGCGACTCGCCGAAACCATGCGGGAAGCCGGACTGTCGGTGGAGATGCACCTGAGCGGCGGCGGCATGAAAAGCCAGATGAAACACGCGGGACGTTCTTTGGCGCCGGTGGCGGTGATCGTCGGTCAACAGGAGGCTCAGGAGGAGCAGGTGGCCATCAAGTGGATGGAGACCGGGGAGCAGCAGACGCTGCCTGTGGAGCGGTTGATCGAGGCCGTGGGTGCTGGGTTGGGGCGTGCGGGTCAGTCGGTCAACGTGAAATCTTAA
- the bamB gene encoding outer membrane protein assembly factor BamB, with product MKRRGLASVLAVAVMMGMLSGCATPTWLGGKGSEKESARFQSPDPGSETGMRLVWSRSLAGSPDKHFVQPGRVAVGRESIFVGTFQGHVARVDRKSGEVIWKVSLGSAVMGGVDMDESRVYAGTEQGSMVALSIETGAEMWRTKLTTAVDSAPLAVEGKVIFQTLDNRTHALEAQTGQRVWMHSTPSEALVVMGASTPAAADGLAFIGYSSGEVFALRLADGKRVWSDNLRVLGGSSELDLMQDVDASVVLSEERGPQLMSPRRAFVVNHQGRVMASLASNGNRIWEKRLSAVRQPLWSSGRLFVVDMDGNLAAMSADDGVELWRVRLSDGLLTTPILYKERLLVADDQRHLFAIDPLSGRVMGRDKLSGPVLSLPVVTEDGIYLWTNEGDLLRYE from the coding sequence ATGAAAAGGCGAGGTCTGGCATCGGTGCTGGCGGTGGCCGTGATGATGGGCATGCTCTCCGGATGCGCCACTCCCACCTGGCTGGGGGGCAAGGGCAGCGAAAAGGAGAGTGCCCGATTCCAGTCCCCGGATCCGGGCAGCGAAACGGGTATGCGACTGGTCTGGAGCCGGTCGTTGGCAGGCTCCCCCGACAAACATTTTGTGCAACCGGGTCGGGTGGCTGTGGGTCGGGAGTCGATTTTTGTCGGGACATTCCAGGGCCATGTGGCCCGAGTGGACCGCAAGAGCGGTGAGGTGATCTGGAAGGTCTCCCTGGGTTCCGCGGTCATGGGCGGGGTGGACATGGATGAATCACGGGTCTACGCCGGCACCGAACAGGGATCCATGGTCGCCTTGTCCATCGAAACCGGTGCGGAGATGTGGCGGACCAAATTGACCACAGCCGTGGATTCGGCACCTTTGGCCGTGGAGGGCAAGGTCATCTTCCAAACCCTGGACAACCGTACCCACGCTCTGGAGGCCCAAACCGGGCAGCGGGTCTGGATGCACAGCACTCCGTCCGAGGCGTTGGTGGTCATGGGGGCCTCGACTCCTGCGGCGGCGGATGGTTTGGCGTTCATCGGTTACTCTTCCGGCGAGGTGTTCGCCTTGCGACTGGCGGATGGCAAGCGGGTCTGGTCGGACAATCTGCGGGTACTCGGGGGCAGCAGCGAGTTGGATCTGATGCAGGATGTGGACGCTTCGGTGGTGTTGTCCGAGGAGCGCGGACCCCAGTTGATGTCGCCGCGTCGGGCTTTTGTGGTGAATCATCAGGGACGGGTCATGGCCAGTCTGGCCTCCAACGGCAACCGGATCTGGGAAAAACGGCTTTCGGCGGTACGTCAGCCGTTGTGGTCTTCGGGGCGTCTGTTTGTCGTGGACATGGATGGCAATCTGGCGGCCATGAGCGCGGATGATGGGGTGGAGTTGTGGCGTGTGCGGTTGAGCGATGGCTTGTTGACCACTCCGATCCTGTACAAGGAACGGCTTTTGGTGGCGGATGATCAGAGGCATCTGTTTGCCATCGATCCGTTGAGCGGTCGGGTGATGGGTCGGGACAAGCTTTCTGGGCCGGTTTTGTCATTGCCCGTGGTGACGGAGGATGGCATCTATCTGTGGACCAACGAGGGCGATCTGTTGCGTTATGAATAA
- the der gene encoding ribosome biogenesis GTPase Der, with the protein MNKRGRGRGRVWRAGADVITGVGPLLALVGRPNVGKSSLFNRLTRSRDALVDDTPGLTRDRKYGMVTWNGRAFRVVDTGGFESDDREPLLARMREQAELAVEEADLIFFVLDARTGPLADDLELAKRLRRCGKPVVCVVNKSEGNVGAGGLAEFYRLGMQTVVAVSATHGVGVDDLLRVAHSRCPLPVVEPEPELDPEAEEESAAAEAAVPQASGPTDKWRDDGVVRVAIVGCPNAGKSTLVNRLLGEERLVTSDQPGTTRDSVDAPLTDAQGNRYVLVDTAGLRRKARIALRIEKYAAIAALNAMDRAKTAVLVLDAVRGITEQDQRVAGHALDAGCGLVFAVNKWDAVPRGREAESAFRRELGLAFPRFSHAPVVFLSGRTGHGVDRLLPVVRRVWEAGQQRVSTGVLNRWLAEVEEANPHPRRSGRPVRFRFASQVRVAPPLVVFFVSRPEEVEESYRRYLENQLREKFGFQGVPLRIDFRGGKENPYADKQPFRS; encoded by the coding sequence ATGAATAAGCGCGGGCGTGGGCGGGGACGGGTGTGGCGGGCCGGGGCGGATGTGATCACGGGAGTCGGACCGTTGCTGGCTTTGGTGGGACGGCCCAATGTGGGCAAGTCTTCGCTGTTCAACCGGTTGACCCGGTCCCGCGATGCGTTGGTGGACGATACGCCTGGTTTGACCCGGGATCGCAAGTACGGGATGGTGACGTGGAATGGGCGTGCGTTTCGGGTGGTGGATACGGGCGGATTTGAGTCCGACGACCGGGAGCCGTTGCTGGCGCGGATGCGGGAGCAGGCGGAGTTGGCGGTCGAGGAGGCGGATCTGATCTTTTTTGTCTTGGATGCCCGGACCGGTCCTTTGGCGGATGATCTGGAGTTGGCCAAGCGGTTGCGGCGTTGCGGCAAGCCGGTGGTGTGTGTGGTCAACAAGTCCGAGGGCAATGTGGGCGCGGGGGGGCTTGCGGAGTTTTACCGGTTGGGGATGCAGACTGTGGTGGCCGTTTCGGCGACCCACGGGGTGGGGGTGGATGACCTGTTGCGGGTGGCCCATTCCCGTTGTCCGTTGCCTGTCGTGGAGCCTGAGCCGGAGTTGGATCCCGAAGCAGAGGAAGAATCCGCGGCGGCAGAAGCGGCGGTGCCGCAAGCCAGTGGTCCGACGGACAAATGGCGTGATGATGGGGTGGTACGGGTGGCCATTGTCGGGTGTCCGAACGCGGGCAAGAGTACGCTGGTCAATCGGTTGTTGGGGGAAGAGCGGTTGGTGACTTCGGATCAGCCCGGCACCACCCGGGATTCCGTGGATGCGCCGTTGACCGATGCCCAGGGCAATCGTTATGTGTTGGTGGATACGGCGGGTTTGCGGCGCAAGGCGCGGATTGCGTTGCGCATCGAGAAATACGCGGCCATTGCGGCTTTGAACGCCATGGATCGGGCCAAGACGGCGGTTTTGGTGTTGGATGCGGTGCGGGGCATCACCGAACAGGATCAGCGGGTGGCCGGGCATGCTTTGGATGCCGGATGTGGTCTGGTGTTCGCGGTCAACAAGTGGGATGCGGTGCCTCGGGGACGGGAGGCGGAGAGTGCTTTTCGGCGGGAGTTGGGTTTGGCTTTTCCGCGTTTTTCGCATGCGCCGGTGGTGTTTCTTTCCGGTCGGACCGGGCACGGGGTGGATCGGTTGTTGCCGGTGGTGCGGCGTGTGTGGGAGGCGGGTCAGCAGCGGGTTTCCACCGGGGTGTTGAACCGTTGGCTGGCGGAGGTGGAGGAGGCCAATCCCCATCCCCGGCGCAGTGGTCGTCCGGTGCGTTTTCGTTTTGCGTCGCAGGTGCGGGTGGCGCCACCTTTGGTGGTTTTTTTCGTCAGTCGTCCCGAAGAGGTGGAAGAGAGTTATCGACGTTATCTGGAAAATCAGTTGCGGGAGAAGTTTGGGTTTCAGGGGGTGCCATTGCGGATTGACTTCCGTGGCGGCAAGGAGAATCCCTACGCGGACAAGCAACCCTTCCGGTCCTGA
- a CDS encoding CBS domain-containing protein — protein METPQDIVKRARPFFLNYVTKLGNDLNTLTAAPVVCSLQEIELNRGRDDLELLFESDRSVAYVTEDGMNSGDIHLIFDIATSIALTGLMMMMGASVIQSQVKNREYNEEIQEGFQEVSNQVVGALNDLVEKKLSEGGHLFLVSTTHVTYGDFPTTFKENTTYLAVKVQIQVSDFPPQDAYWVLSRGFAETLLKVKIPGSDAEIAADTQRGKGGGEAAAKSAPAAVEPPPPPPPPPPPPPPPPPPPPPPPPPPPPPPPPPAKSSGAAKAQGGKGQTGSAQGKGGASAGAAKGLAGGGGDDEGEIAFLDPYDPGAGPGREVIDSSMEEAGSMTRGGLGPSGKSGGKASIAQGQIFSPIPTIQYVKDSLPTPNDAGSVATVITEYPFTLKEDERVIVAINAMRQDGYRYMGIERGGKLIRVVSQSDLRQIMGPFFGTKAMNARDKALCNLPIGKINATQKVISVTLSSSIGQAADLMMENRLHALAVVSNQGVLRGFVTLHGLLDFYRRKKQI, from the coding sequence ATGGAAACACCCCAAGATATCGTAAAAAGGGCACGTCCCTTTTTCCTGAACTATGTCACCAAACTGGGTAACGACCTCAACACCCTGACCGCTGCGCCTGTGGTCTGCTCGCTCCAGGAGATCGAGTTGAACAGAGGTCGCGACGATCTGGAGTTGTTGTTCGAGTCGGATCGCAGCGTCGCCTATGTCACCGAAGATGGCATGAACTCGGGCGATATCCACCTGATTTTTGACATTGCCACCTCCATTGCCCTGACCGGCCTCATGATGATGATGGGGGCTTCGGTCATTCAAAGCCAGGTCAAGAACAGAGAGTACAACGAAGAGATCCAGGAGGGTTTTCAGGAAGTCTCCAACCAGGTGGTGGGTGCCCTCAACGACCTGGTGGAAAAAAAGCTCAGCGAAGGGGGCCATCTGTTTCTGGTCAGCACCACCCATGTCACCTATGGGGACTTCCCCACCACCTTCAAGGAGAACACCACCTATCTGGCGGTGAAGGTTCAGATTCAGGTTTCCGACTTTCCGCCGCAAGACGCCTATTGGGTGTTGTCCCGAGGGTTTGCCGAAACCTTGTTGAAGGTCAAGATTCCCGGATCGGACGCCGAAATCGCCGCAGACACCCAACGTGGAAAAGGGGGAGGAGAAGCTGCCGCCAAGTCGGCGCCCGCAGCCGTGGAACCCCCACCGCCTCCACCACCACCTCCGCCGCCTCCACCGCCGCCTCCGCCGCCCCCACCGCCGCCTCCACCGCCGCCTCCACCCCCACCGCCGCCTCCGGCCAAGTCTTCCGGTGCCGCCAAGGCTCAGGGTGGCAAAGGCCAGACCGGCAGCGCGCAGGGCAAGGGCGGCGCGTCGGCGGGAGCTGCCAAGGGGTTGGCGGGGGGAGGTGGTGATGACGAAGGGGAAATCGCCTTCCTGGATCCTTATGATCCCGGGGCGGGTCCGGGACGGGAAGTGATCGACAGTTCCATGGAAGAGGCGGGGAGCATGACCCGGGGAGGACTGGGGCCAAGCGGAAAATCCGGGGGCAAGGCCTCCATCGCCCAGGGCCAGATTTTCAGCCCCATCCCGACGATTCAATACGTCAAGGATTCCCTGCCCACTCCCAACGACGCAGGCAGTGTGGCGACGGTCATCACCGAGTATCCTTTCACCTTGAAGGAAGACGAACGGGTGATCGTGGCCATCAACGCCATGCGTCAGGACGGCTACCGGTACATGGGGATCGAGCGTGGAGGAAAATTGATTCGGGTGGTCAGTCAGAGCGATCTGCGACAGATCATGGGACCGTTTTTCGGCACCAAGGCCATGAACGCCCGGGACAAGGCGTTATGCAATCTGCCCATCGGCAAGATCAACGCCACCCAGAAGGTGATTTCCGTCACCTTGTCCAGTTCCATCGGGCAGGCGGCGGATTTGATGATGGAAAACCGTCTGCACGCCCTGGCCGTGGTGAGCAACCAGGGGGTGTTGCGGGGGTTTGTCACCCTGCACGGGCTGTTGGATTTCTATCGACGCAAGAAGCAGATCTGA
- the ispG gene encoding flavodoxin-dependent (E)-4-hydroxy-3-methylbut-2-enyl-diphosphate synthase, whose amino-acid sequence MSRAPSLTAPRRVTRRIQVGRVAVGGDAPIAVQSMTNTDTRDVEATLAQIVALADAGVDIARVSCPDEEAACAMGPLCRRSPVPLIADIHFDHRLALIALEKGVHGLRLNPGNIGSRGRVAEVARAAAERRVPIRIGVNAGSLERELLTRYGEPCAEAMVESALHHIRILEDLDYREIKVSLKASNAAMTVAAYRMLASQVDYPLHLGITEAGGLIPGTVKSAVGLGLLLADGIGDTLRVSLSADPVHEVRVGFEILKSLGLRNRGVTIIACPTCSRQEFPVIELTAQLEARLAHIRETVTVSVIGCVVNGPGEAKESQVGIVGGSGENLLYLAGKPVGKVADGAVLDRMVAEVEALVAGMRNQSVSDGLEER is encoded by the coding sequence ATGAGTCGCGCTCCTTCCCTGACCGCGCCCCGGCGCGTGACCCGTCGGATCCAGGTGGGCCGGGTGGCTGTGGGTGGAGATGCGCCGATTGCGGTGCAGTCGATGACCAACACCGATACCCGGGATGTGGAGGCCACGTTGGCCCAGATCGTCGCCTTGGCGGACGCGGGTGTGGATATTGCCCGGGTGTCGTGTCCCGACGAGGAGGCGGCTTGTGCCATGGGGCCGCTGTGTCGGCGTTCGCCGGTGCCGCTGATCGCCGATATCCATTTCGATCACCGTTTGGCTCTGATCGCCCTGGAAAAGGGGGTGCATGGACTGCGTTTGAATCCGGGCAACATCGGTTCCCGGGGGCGGGTGGCGGAGGTGGCCCGGGCTGCCGCGGAGCGTCGGGTGCCGATTCGCATCGGGGTGAACGCCGGCTCTTTGGAGCGGGAACTGTTGACCCGTTACGGGGAGCCTTGCGCCGAGGCCATGGTGGAGTCGGCGTTGCATCACATCCGCATCCTGGAGGATCTGGACTACCGGGAGATCAAGGTGAGCCTGAAGGCCAGCAACGCCGCCATGACGGTGGCCGCCTACCGGATGCTGGCTTCTCAGGTCGATTATCCGTTGCATCTGGGGATCACCGAGGCGGGAGGATTGATTCCCGGAACGGTCAAATCCGCGGTGGGATTGGGTCTGCTGTTGGCCGATGGCATCGGCGACACGTTGCGGGTGTCGTTGTCGGCGGATCCGGTCCACGAGGTGCGGGTTGGTTTCGAGATTCTGAAATCCCTGGGGTTGCGCAATCGGGGGGTGACCATCATCGCCTGTCCCACCTGTTCCCGGCAGGAGTTCCCGGTGATCGAACTGACCGCGCAGTTGGAAGCCCGTCTGGCCCACATCCGGGAAACGGTCACGGTATCGGTGATCGGCTGTGTGGTGAATGGTCCGGGGGAGGCCAAGGAGAGTCAGGTGGGAATCGTGGGTGGATCCGGAGAGAATCTGCTGTATCTGGCCGGCAAGCCGGTGGGCAAGGTGGCGGACGGAGCGGTGCTGGATCGGATGGTGGCCGAGGTGGAGGCTTTGGTCGCGGGTATGCGGAATCAATCGGTGTCGGATGGTTTGGAGGAGCGATGA
- a CDS encoding tetratricopeptide repeat protein produces the protein MRLRTVSAALLCGVWLVAGCGGGPQPGTGEGESFPIALKKGRAYLERGVPEMALPALRRARELRPDDADVLLLLGMAYDQSGRPVQALEALEAARRIRPGDGRIHNNLGVALMRLDRLDEARESFQMALSDLQFPTPEEVHFNLALLYKRQGSPRAMENALEQGLRVKPGYVPALLELAEHHRAMGRLDLEQKRLLRVLEEAPAHRMAMERMVGSLEQEGRAMETVEWLRKIRALDPSGRAGRRATEKLTILERNP, from the coding sequence ATGAGGTTGCGTACTGTATCGGCTGCGCTGCTGTGCGGCGTGTGGCTGGTGGCCGGATGCGGGGGTGGACCCCAGCCCGGAACCGGGGAGGGGGAGTCGTTTCCCATCGCTTTGAAAAAGGGGCGGGCTTACCTGGAACGGGGGGTGCCGGAGATGGCATTGCCGGCGTTGCGACGGGCGCGGGAGTTGCGTCCGGATGACGCGGACGTGCTTTTGTTGCTGGGAATGGCGTATGATCAATCGGGTCGTCCGGTGCAGGCCCTGGAGGCCCTGGAGGCTGCCCGACGGATCCGACCCGGCGATGGACGGATTCATAACAATCTCGGGGTGGCCTTGATGCGGCTCGACCGGTTGGACGAGGCCCGCGAGAGTTTTCAGATGGCGTTGTCGGATCTTCAGTTTCCCACTCCCGAGGAGGTGCATTTCAATCTGGCGTTGCTTTACAAGCGTCAGGGGTCTCCCCGCGCCATGGAGAACGCGCTGGAGCAGGGGTTGAGGGTGAAGCCCGGATATGTGCCGGCTTTGTTGGAGTTGGCCGAACATCATCGGGCCATGGGACGGCTGGATCTGGAACAAAAACGTCTGCTGCGGGTGCTGGAGGAGGCGCCGGCACACCGGATGGCCATGGAACGGATGGTCGGCTCTTTGGAGCAGGAGGGCAGGGCCATGGAGACCGTGGAGTGGTTGCGCAAGATTCGCGCCCTGGATCCTTCGGGTCGGGCGGGACGGCGCGCAACGGAGAAACTGACGATTCTGGAACGAAATCCATGA